The Mucilaginibacter mallensis genome has a segment encoding these proteins:
- a CDS encoding FAD-dependent monooxygenase encodes MVFTTQHTHVLIVGAGPSGLMMAAQLLRYGVQPIIIDSKAGPTNHSKALAVQARSLEIYRQMGVVDKAVNNGKKAQGAIFNHNGVEEATLSLHNIGEGLTPFPYILMYEQSKNERLLLDYLTLNCCPVYWNTTLTSLQQNADGATVQLQNAEGEYTLTCDWVVGADGAHSSVRKQLQIPFKGDTYAHSFYLIDAKLNASSLTEDHLNMFLGEKSFTAFFPMPEQDSCRIIGNLPEEFGEREDVQVEEMLPYLNAITKRTITLMQTNWFTTYKLHHRMADNFRVQRCFLIGDAAHIHSPVGGQGMNTGLQDAYNLAWKLAGVVNGQIKPTILDSYAAERMPVAKELLNTTDAAFNVIMSTKWYAKLFKKWLLFRILGFAWKSGNIRTAFFKRVSQIDINYRDSNINLHLSKSTKVKAGDRLPYLKLFDEKQHVETDLHEWCSKPGFTLIILGKFDELFLFTMAKWITQKYAGKLNFFYLPPSGKNLEVFETFEANPHQQKAIIVRPDMYIGYMNDVADIGMMDSYLQNVAGVSG; translated from the coding sequence ATGGTATTTACTACACAACATACCCATGTACTGATAGTAGGCGCCGGGCCCTCTGGCTTGATGATGGCCGCTCAATTGCTGCGGTATGGTGTGCAGCCAATTATCATTGATAGCAAGGCAGGCCCAACCAATCATTCAAAAGCATTAGCTGTACAGGCCCGGTCGCTGGAGATCTACCGGCAAATGGGTGTGGTTGATAAGGCTGTTAATAATGGAAAGAAGGCACAGGGTGCTATTTTTAATCACAATGGTGTAGAAGAGGCCACGCTATCGCTACATAATATAGGCGAAGGCTTAACACCCTTCCCCTACATACTCATGTATGAGCAAAGCAAAAATGAACGCCTGCTGCTTGATTACCTTACGCTGAATTGTTGCCCTGTATACTGGAACACCACCCTAACCTCGCTGCAACAAAATGCTGATGGCGCAACCGTTCAACTGCAAAACGCTGAGGGTGAATATACGCTCACCTGCGATTGGGTAGTCGGTGCCGATGGAGCGCATAGCAGTGTACGCAAGCAATTGCAGATCCCTTTTAAGGGCGATACTTACGCGCATTCCTTTTACCTGATCGATGCCAAACTGAATGCATCTTCACTAACCGAAGATCATTTAAATATGTTTCTTGGGGAAAAGAGCTTTACGGCATTCTTCCCCATGCCCGAGCAGGATAGCTGTCGTATCATAGGTAATTTACCCGAAGAGTTCGGCGAAAGGGAGGATGTACAAGTGGAAGAGATGCTGCCCTATCTGAATGCCATTACCAAAAGAACTATAACTCTAATGCAAACCAATTGGTTTACTACCTATAAGTTGCACCACCGCATGGCGGATAATTTCAGAGTGCAACGTTGTTTTCTGATTGGCGATGCGGCACATATCCACTCCCCGGTTGGCGGGCAGGGCATGAATACCGGTTTGCAGGATGCCTATAACCTGGCCTGGAAGCTGGCAGGTGTAGTAAACGGGCAGATAAAACCCACCATACTGGATAGCTATGCCGCCGAGCGTATGCCTGTTGCTAAAGAGCTGTTGAATACTACGGATGCGGCGTTCAATGTCATCATGTCGACCAAATGGTATGCTAAGCTGTTTAAGAAATGGCTGCTGTTCCGTATTTTAGGCTTTGCCTGGAAAAGCGGGAACATCAGGACCGCGTTTTTTAAACGTGTATCGCAGATCGATATCAATTATCGCGATAGCAACATTAACCTGCACCTGAGCAAAAGCACTAAAGTAAAGGCGGGCGATAGGCTGCCATATCTCAAACTTTTCGACGAAAAACAGCATGTAGAAACCGATCTGCATGAGTGGTGCAGCAAACCGGGCTTCACGCTTATTATTTTAGGCAAGTTTGATGAACTGTTCCTGTTCACCATGGCTAAATGGATCACCCAAAAATACGCGGGTAAGCTCAATTTCTTCTACCTGCCGCCCTCAGGTAAAAACCTGGAAGTTTTTGAAACATTTGAAGCCAACCCTCACCAGCAAAAAGCCATAATTGTGCGCCCCGATATGTATATTGGTTATATGAACGATGTGGCCGATATCGGGATGATGGATAGCTATTTGCAGAATGTAGCGGGGGTGAGTGGTTAG
- a CDS encoding SAM-dependent methyltransferase, with protein sequence MPYGTLYLIPVPLAENASAKSFTPYLVDTINNIKEYIVENEKTARKFLKEAGLKTPQSELLIHDYGKYKRDDTADFFKGLQAGTDVGLMSEAGCPGVADPGSEIVEKAHRMGIKVVPLVGPSSILLAIMASGFNGQSFTFHGYLPIDKVERSKKIKELEALAIKNNQTQLFIETPFRNNPMLEEILKTANPKTRLCIACDLTAETEFVQTKPISEWQKKVPDLHKRPTIFLLFR encoded by the coding sequence ATGCCTTATGGAACCCTCTATTTGATCCCCGTACCTCTTGCCGAAAATGCATCGGCAAAATCATTTACCCCCTACCTTGTTGATACCATCAACAACATTAAGGAGTACATTGTGGAAAATGAAAAAACCGCCCGCAAGTTTCTGAAGGAAGCGGGTCTGAAAACCCCGCAAAGCGAACTGCTGATACATGATTACGGCAAATACAAACGCGATGATACCGCCGACTTTTTCAAAGGACTGCAAGCCGGTACCGATGTTGGCCTGATGAGTGAGGCCGGTTGCCCCGGCGTTGCTGATCCCGGATCGGAGATTGTGGAGAAAGCACACCGCATGGGTATAAAGGTTGTTCCATTAGTTGGGCCAAGCTCTATTTTACTGGCGATAATGGCTTCCGGGTTTAACGGGCAAAGCTTTACCTTTCATGGTTATTTGCCTATTGACAAGGTAGAGCGCAGCAAAAAGATAAAAGAACTGGAAGCTTTGGCGATAAAGAACAATCAAACTCAATTGTTTATTGAAACACCTTTCCGTAATAACCCAATGCTGGAGGAGATACTGAAAACTGCCAACCCCAAGACCCGCCTGTGCATAGCCTGCGACCTTACAGCAGAAACGGAGTTTGTACAAACCAAACCCATATCCGAGTGGCAGAAAAAAGTACCCGACCTGCATAAAAGGCCAACCATTTTCTTACTATTCCGTTGA